The following are encoded in a window of Mycoplasmopsis bovis PG45 genomic DNA:
- the tig gene encoding trigger factor — protein MSAKSIELNKEKGSVVVEYEFSGEKWTNIFNKTKTNKIKKLKVDGFRPGKAPKHIVDKYVTPVAVASDSINEAYNVFADEIFEEVKKQHENVLQNAVLLELPVLAEESSVIKIEFPLLPDLSNIKLDESIKTKVSKLKVTEADIDEYLNQLLSKNALVLPLDKKDKTKLGDVVTLKYKGFVNNEPFDGGEADSFDLKLGSKTFIDTFEDQLVGKTVGWKGEVNVTFPENYAVPTLKGQPAVFECEILDAKRLEEIKPTDENVKELHLPNVSNLEEAKSYAKEILTVKKYSEIHRQVIDSLVDELVEKHQFAVSDILVTQGAQKRLEEIKANLKQQGIKFNEYLDLIKTSEADFNKLVLSEEKVLTKRLLVHEELMKQFKDKAEISEDNKHLWAINVAFGQQFVPLPFVLQYMKQNPLSDEEGKENQFTEAVKEVAVTRLILAHLDKKVADHNDKVALELAKKLIEQAEKDVQQYEEKAKQIYEEELAEEEAKKAESKKEEK, from the coding sequence ATGAGTGCTAAATCAATAGAACTAAACAAAGAAAAAGGTTCTGTAGTTGTTGAATATGAGTTTTCAGGTGAAAAATGAACAAACATTTTTAACAAAACCAAAACTAATAAAATAAAAAAATTAAAAGTAGATGGTTTTAGACCTGGTAAAGCTCCTAAACACATAGTAGATAAATATGTAACACCAGTTGCTGTGGCAAGTGATTCAATTAATGAAGCATACAATGTTTTTGCTGATGAAATTTTTGAAGAAGTTAAAAAACAACATGAAAATGTGTTACAAAATGCAGTTTTATTAGAATTGCCAGTTTTAGCTGAAGAATCTTCAGTTATTAAAATTGAGTTTCCATTGTTGCCAGATTTATCTAACATTAAATTAGATGAATCAATTAAGACAAAAGTTAGCAAATTAAAAGTAACTGAAGCTGATATTGATGAATACCTTAATCAATTGTTAAGCAAAAATGCTTTAGTATTACCTTTAGATAAAAAAGACAAAACAAAATTAGGTGATGTTGTTACACTTAAGTACAAAGGTTTTGTTAATAATGAACCATTTGATGGTGGAGAAGCTGATTCATTTGACCTTAAATTAGGAAGCAAAACGTTTATTGATACATTTGAAGATCAGTTAGTTGGTAAAACTGTGGGCTGAAAAGGTGAAGTTAATGTTACTTTCCCAGAAAACTATGCTGTTCCAACACTTAAAGGTCAACCAGCAGTTTTTGAATGCGAAATTCTAGATGCTAAAAGATTAGAAGAAATTAAACCAACTGACGAAAATGTCAAAGAATTGCATCTTCCAAATGTTTCTAATTTAGAAGAAGCTAAGTCATATGCTAAGGAAATTTTGACTGTTAAAAAATACTCAGAAATTCACAGACAAGTTATAGATTCATTAGTTGATGAATTAGTTGAAAAACATCAATTTGCAGTTTCAGACATTCTAGTTACACAAGGTGCACAAAAAAGATTAGAAGAAATCAAAGCAAACTTAAAACAACAAGGAATTAAATTTAATGAATACCTAGACTTAATTAAAACTTCAGAAGCTGATTTTAATAAGTTAGTTTTAAGTGAAGAAAAGGTACTTACAAAGAGACTTTTAGTCCATGAAGAATTAATGAAACAATTTAAAGATAAGGCTGAAATTTCTGAAGATAACAAACATCTATGAGCAATTAATGTTGCTTTTGGCCAACAATTTGTACCACTTCCATTTGTGCTTCAATACATGAAACAAAATCCATTAAGTGATGAAGAAGGAAAAGAAAATCAATTTACTGAAGCAGTTAAAGAAGTGGCTGTTACTAGATTAATTCTAGCACACTTGGACAAAAAAGTTGCTGATCACAATGACAAAGTTGCTTTAGAATTAGCTAAAAAACTAATTGAACAAGCTGAAAAAGATGTTCAACAATACGAAGAAAAAGCTAAGCAAATTTATGAAGAAGAATTAGCTGAAGAAGAAGCAAAAAAAGCCGAATCTAAAAAAGAAGAAAAATAA